A single Paenibacillus sp. FSL R5-0517 DNA region contains:
- a CDS encoding DUF309 domain-containing protein, translating to MSIYEPLYIDYLIYFNRDQDYFECHEVLEELWLERNRDSLYKGLLQIAVGLYHFRNGNLRGGTMMLQSSLDLLEPYPDTILGIDLGALVRDVQEIVKELSQSDDQSVSYRDLSIRIVDEVLEQEISRRSLELKPNIPQRRSPTRGRIYEEKMKAMKQGES from the coding sequence ATGAGCATCTATGAGCCACTGTACATTGATTACTTAATCTACTTCAATCGGGATCAGGATTATTTCGAGTGCCATGAAGTGCTGGAAGAATTGTGGCTTGAACGGAACCGGGATTCTCTCTATAAAGGATTGTTGCAGATTGCGGTTGGTTTATACCACTTCAGGAATGGCAATCTCCGCGGAGGAACGATGATGTTACAGAGTTCACTTGACCTTCTGGAACCTTATCCTGATACGATTCTGGGCATTGACCTTGGGGCTTTGGTACGGGATGTACAGGAAATCGTGAAGGAACTGTCCCAATCAGATGATCAGTCTGTGTCTTACAGGGATTTGTCCATACGAATTGTTGATGAGGTCTTGGAACAGGAGATTTCTAGAAGATCACTTGAGCTAAAACCTAATATTCCGCAACGCCGGAGTCCTACCAGAGGGCGTATATACGAAGAGAAGATGAAGGCGATGAAGCAGGGTGAAAGTTGA
- a CDS encoding thioredoxin family protein translates to MKSKKKKKSAAILIFLGILVVMIAALVVVDQQSKKQMDSVENAYGIAASKLNPATRELLSDPNYQQIILPADLKAKIDNKDSFFVYFFASDCSHCRATTPQLMPLVDSEGIELPQFNLREFEAGWTDYNIEFTPTLVYYEAGVEKDRMVGGLQENGSDQGYTLDDYKQFFEKYKGNATPSAS, encoded by the coding sequence ATGAAATCCAAGAAGAAAAAGAAAAGTGCTGCGATCCTTATTTTCCTGGGTATTTTAGTCGTTATGATTGCTGCATTGGTTGTTGTAGACCAACAATCCAAGAAACAGATGGATTCAGTAGAAAATGCTTATGGCATCGCTGCTTCCAAGCTTAATCCAGCGACACGGGAGCTACTTAGCGATCCCAATTACCAACAAATCATTCTTCCCGCGGATCTCAAAGCCAAGATTGATAACAAAGACAGCTTCTTTGTTTATTTCTTCGCTTCCGACTGCTCGCACTGCCGTGCCACAACACCTCAGTTGATGCCACTGGTTGACAGTGAAGGTATTGAGCTTCCGCAGTTCAATCTGCGCGAATTCGAAGCAGGATGGACCGATTACAACATCGAGTTCACGCCTACACTCGTCTATTATGAAGCTGGTGTCGAGAAAGACCGTATGGTTGGCGGACTGCAAGAGAATGGCAGTGATCAAGGCTACACGTTAGACGATTACAAACAATTTTTCGAAAAATATAAAGGCAATGCCACTCCTTCGGCAAGCTAA
- a CDS encoding RsmB/NOP family class I SAM-dependent RNA methyltransferase produces MGVKLPLIFAERMKSLLGDEYEQFMKSYEQSPHAGLRVNTLKISMEQFDEIAPFDLRPIPWCETGFYVPHGVKPGLHPYYHAGLYYIQEPSAMAPVELLQVKPGDRVLDLCAAPGGKTTQIAAKLQGKGVLVTNDIHAERTKALAKNVELYGVRNAVVLNESPERIANAFPHYFDKVLIDAPCSGEGMFRKDEDMVKSWEHHSVDKCVLMQRDILETAARLLAPGGTIVYSTCTFAPEENEAMIAEFLNVNRDFVVKDIPEETGFAPGRPEWVRQMMPEKADDTKEVLDQTRGTARLWPHLLEGEGHYVAVLQHRAEQGLETDQPGVVQEGAMEYGQVEDVSRIEVEGNQDHSIAASSIAMTKADRKKERLLRIESRESHDRQAGGGKNTSRSSKKGKDYSGRKSERGQGRGADPASMDPIAIYTSFMKEQLEMDLTGETVCYGDRVYQSSVGAARLEGLKVIRPGWFMGTIKNGRFVPSHPLACALNASEARRSVNLSSANGEAVRYLKGETLNIEEERVVLKADTVAKGYVLVCVDGYAAGWGKWLDGVLKNEYPAGWRWTSV; encoded by the coding sequence ATGGGTGTAAAGTTACCTTTGATATTTGCTGAGCGAATGAAAAGTTTGCTGGGTGATGAGTATGAACAATTTATGAAATCTTATGAACAGTCTCCTCATGCGGGACTGAGAGTTAATACGCTGAAAATATCGATGGAACAGTTCGATGAGATTGCTCCGTTTGATCTAAGACCTATTCCTTGGTGTGAGACAGGATTCTATGTACCTCATGGTGTTAAACCGGGGCTGCACCCTTATTATCATGCTGGTCTGTATTATATACAGGAACCAAGTGCAATGGCTCCAGTTGAATTATTGCAGGTGAAGCCTGGTGATCGTGTGCTTGATCTCTGTGCTGCCCCAGGAGGGAAAACAACACAGATTGCTGCGAAGCTGCAAGGCAAGGGTGTGCTTGTCACGAACGATATCCATGCTGAACGCACCAAAGCGCTGGCCAAGAACGTGGAATTGTACGGGGTGCGGAACGCCGTTGTTTTGAATGAGTCGCCCGAGCGGATCGCGAATGCATTTCCTCATTATTTTGACAAAGTATTAATTGATGCGCCTTGTTCAGGTGAAGGTATGTTCCGCAAGGATGAAGACATGGTGAAATCGTGGGAACATCATTCGGTGGATAAATGTGTACTCATGCAGCGGGATATTTTGGAGACTGCCGCACGATTGCTGGCTCCAGGAGGTACAATTGTATATTCGACATGTACCTTTGCGCCGGAGGAAAATGAAGCAATGATTGCGGAGTTTCTGAATGTGAACCGTGATTTCGTTGTAAAGGACATTCCTGAAGAGACAGGATTCGCTCCAGGGCGTCCGGAATGGGTGCGTCAGATGATGCCTGAGAAGGCTGATGATACAAAAGAAGTGCTGGATCAAACGCGTGGTACCGCAAGATTGTGGCCTCACCTTTTGGAAGGGGAAGGACATTATGTCGCTGTATTACAGCATCGTGCAGAGCAAGGACTCGAAACAGATCAACCAGGAGTAGTTCAAGAAGGAGCAATGGAGTATGGACAGGTCGAGGATGTGTCCAGGATTGAAGTAGAGGGGAACCAGGATCACTCTATTGCTGCTTCTTCAATTGCTATGACCAAGGCTGATCGTAAAAAGGAACGTTTGCTGCGAATCGAATCCAGAGAGTCCCATGACAGACAAGCTGGTGGAGGCAAGAATACGAGTAGATCGAGCAAAAAAGGTAAAGATTACAGTGGACGTAAATCGGAACGGGGTCAGGGACGCGGAGCTGATCCGGCAAGTATGGACCCGATTGCGATCTATACTTCGTTTATGAAAGAACAATTGGAGATGGATCTAACTGGAGAAACGGTATGTTACGGAGATCGTGTGTATCAATCATCGGTAGGTGCAGCAAGGTTGGAGGGACTGAAAGTCATTCGCCCAGGCTGGTTTATGGGCACAATCAAGAATGGCCGATTTGTTCCTTCCCACCCGCTTGCGTGTGCTCTGAATGCATCTGAGGCACGGCGAAGCGTGAATCTGTCATCGGCTAATGGCGAAGCCGTGAGGTACCTCAAGGGTGAAACGTTGAATATCGAAGAAGAACGAGTGGTGCTCAAGGCGGATACAGTCGCCAAAGGGTATGTTCTTGTGTGTGTAGATGGTTATGCCGCTGGCTGGGGAAAATGGCTGGATGGTGTATTGAAGAATGAATATCCGGCAGGCTGGAGGTGGACATCGGTATGA
- a CDS encoding pseudouridine synthase: MSGKGKQTLRLDKILSHMGVGTRSELKKMVKQGRIHVDGKAVKDSGVQVNPEVNVIEADGERIVYREMIYLMLHKPPGVVSATEDNRDKTVLDLLRKEDRVFNPFPVGRLDKDTEGLLILTNDGPLAHDLLSPRKHVPKTYEARVLGNVDDADVQRFKAGIQLDDGYETLPAELTLLGREETEEGTISSISLIIHEGKFHQVKRMFQAVGKRVIYLKRVAMGELELASDLAIGSYRELTADELNLLRK; encoded by the coding sequence ATGAGTGGAAAAGGCAAACAAACGCTGCGTCTGGACAAAATATTGAGTCATATGGGTGTGGGAACACGAAGTGAACTCAAAAAGATGGTGAAGCAAGGCAGAATCCATGTGGACGGCAAGGCGGTGAAAGATAGTGGTGTACAGGTAAATCCCGAGGTCAACGTCATTGAAGCTGACGGAGAGCGGATTGTGTACCGGGAGATGATCTATCTGATGCTGCATAAACCTCCGGGTGTTGTGTCTGCTACGGAAGACAACAGAGATAAGACGGTGCTGGATCTGCTGCGCAAAGAGGATCGGGTGTTCAATCCTTTTCCTGTGGGACGATTGGATAAGGATACGGAGGGACTGCTCATTCTCACGAATGATGGTCCACTTGCCCATGATCTGTTATCTCCACGCAAGCATGTGCCCAAAACCTATGAAGCCCGTGTATTGGGAAATGTGGATGATGCGGATGTGCAACGTTTCAAAGCGGGCATTCAATTGGATGACGGATACGAGACATTGCCTGCTGAGTTGACTTTACTTGGCCGGGAAGAGACCGAAGAAGGCACGATCTCGTCGATCTCGCTTATTATTCACGAGGGGAAATTTCATCAGGTGAAACGTATGTTTCAGGCGGTGGGCAAGCGAGTGATCTATCTGAAACGCGTAGCGATGGGTGAGCTTGAATTAGCTTCCGATCTAGCCATCGGAAGCTATCGTGAACTAACCGCAGACGAGTTAAACCTTCTGCGGAAGTAA
- a CDS encoding Cof-type HAD-IIB family hydrolase, translating to MTYKLIALDVDGTLLNDHHELTEWTQETLIQASRQGAEIVLCSGRGPANTIPFMEQMGLDGYVITHNGAVTAQVDTREVVHHFALDGQGLEPIISYCRTNGVHFDINTAFGLYVDQPEGLGLQVREMYYNFMAEPLKLPKWVDMTEPLAKFTAFGPIEQMDAVLQEWSTWNLPYYMTRSGDFFIDLMHPEASKGAALKRLAESKGIMPSEIMAIGNYFNDITMLTFAGKGIAMDNSPDEVKAAADEVTLSNNEQGVAHAIQKYVLSV from the coding sequence ATGACGTATAAACTAATTGCACTAGATGTAGATGGAACACTGCTGAATGACCATCATGAACTAACCGAATGGACTCAGGAGACCTTGATCCAAGCTTCCCGTCAGGGAGCAGAGATCGTTCTATGTTCAGGTAGAGGTCCTGCCAATACGATTCCTTTCATGGAGCAGATGGGACTGGATGGATATGTGATTACACATAATGGCGCTGTAACGGCGCAAGTGGATACTCGTGAGGTGGTTCATCATTTTGCATTGGATGGACAAGGACTGGAGCCGATCATATCCTACTGTCGAACCAATGGAGTACATTTTGACATCAATACGGCATTTGGTCTGTATGTGGATCAACCAGAAGGTCTGGGATTGCAGGTGCGTGAGATGTATTACAACTTTATGGCAGAGCCACTGAAGTTACCCAAGTGGGTTGACATGACAGAACCGCTGGCCAAGTTCACTGCATTTGGACCGATTGAACAGATGGATGCCGTACTTCAGGAGTGGTCTACCTGGAATCTGCCTTATTATATGACACGGAGTGGTGATTTTTTTATTGACCTGATGCATCCCGAAGCGTCCAAAGGTGCTGCGCTTAAAAGGCTTGCCGAATCCAAAGGAATCATGCCTTCGGAGATCATGGCGATTGGCAACTACTTCAACGATATTACGATGCTGACTTTTGCGGGCAAAGGCATTGCCATGGATAACTCACCTGACGAGGTGAAAGCTGCCGCGGACGAGGTGACCCTCTCTAATAACGAGCAGGGAGTAGCACACGCAATCCAAAAATATGTCTTATCGGTTTAA
- a CDS encoding GNAT family N-acetyltransferase, whose protein sequence is MHSFRISSEYINDGFQAVQAKPEDTEDVMSLLVETAEWLQGQGSTQWNALLQGEDSHDTAGAIRRGDVFVFKKGADVAGMVILMVQPSPWDIHLWGSKAYAEDGAIYLHRLAIRRKYAQSGLGRAILEWSSSGIHFEGKHTVRLDCGADNATLNAFYARNGYTFLGETDGYSTYEKPVELLS, encoded by the coding sequence ATGCACTCATTCAGGATCAGTAGCGAATATATTAACGATGGTTTTCAAGCGGTTCAGGCGAAGCCCGAAGATACGGAGGATGTGATGTCGCTGTTGGTGGAGACAGCCGAATGGTTACAGGGCCAAGGTTCTACCCAATGGAACGCTTTGCTTCAAGGTGAAGATTCACATGATACGGCAGGGGCAATTCGGCGCGGGGATGTGTTTGTATTTAAAAAAGGAGCTGACGTAGCGGGAATGGTCATCCTTATGGTTCAGCCAAGCCCGTGGGATATTCACCTCTGGGGTTCAAAAGCTTACGCCGAGGATGGCGCAATCTATCTGCATCGGCTGGCGATCCGAAGAAAATATGCCCAGAGCGGTCTGGGACGAGCAATATTGGAATGGTCCAGCAGCGGTATACACTTTGAAGGCAAACATACGGTTCGTTTGGACTGCGGAGCCGACAACGCAACGTTAAACGCCTTTTACGCGCGGAACGGGTATACTTTTTTGGGAGAGACTGATGGTTACAGTACATATGAGAAGCCGGTGGAGCTCCTGAGCTGA